Proteins found in one Bacillus subtilis subsp. subtilis str. 168 genomic segment:
- the pchR gene encoding transcriptional regulator for pulcherriminic acid synthesis (Evidence 1a: Function from experimental evidences in the studied strain; PubMedId: 27542896; Product type r: regulator): MSDLTKQMIYDIYVRLLHLNEQKANTSLQQFFKEAAEEDVAEIPKNMTSIHVIDCIGQHEPINNAGIARKMNLSKANVTKISTKLIKEEFINSYQLTDNKKEVYFKLTRKGRRIFDLHEKLHKKKELAFYQFLDSFSQEEQKAVLKFLEQLTSTLEAEQTDGTPDKPVK, from the coding sequence ATGTCTGATTTGACAAAACAGATGATATACGACATATACGTGAGACTGCTGCACCTTAATGAACAAAAAGCGAACACTTCACTTCAGCAATTTTTTAAGGAGGCCGCAGAAGAGGATGTAGCTGAAATTCCCAAAAATATGACAAGCATTCACGTCATTGACTGCATCGGCCAGCATGAACCCATTAATAATGCCGGAATTGCCAGAAAAATGAACTTATCGAAAGCGAATGTAACGAAAATCAGCACAAAACTGATCAAGGAAGAATTCATTAACAGCTATCAGCTGACAGATAACAAAAAAGAAGTTTATTTTAAATTAACCCGTAAAGGCAGACGGATTTTCGACTTACATGAGAAACTGCATAAAAAAAAGGAGCTGGCTTTTTACCAATTCCTCGATTCATTTTCACAAGAAGAACAAAAGGCTGTATTGAAGTTTCTAGAGCAGTTGACGTCAACACTTGAAGCAGAACAAACCGATGGGACTCCAGACAAACCTGTAAAGTAA
- the pchE gene encoding pulcherriminic acid efflux transporter (Evidence 1a: Function from experimental evidences in the studied strain; PubMedId: 15849754, 16850406, 27542896; Product type t: transporter): MAHTKSKAVLILYTVCFSAFFASLSQNIYSPILPIIKESFHVSTAMVNLSVSVFMIVTAIMQIILGAIIDFKGARIVLITGILATAAASIGCAVTTDFTLFLIFRMIQAAGSAALPLIAATTIGQLFTGNERGSAMGTYQMLLSVAPAIAPVLGGFIGGAAGYEGIFWILAAISIVLLVTNSITFPKDSPTESMQQAKGNVFAHYKSIFTNRTGNVILTLSFVLFFIYFAVIVYLPILLTEHYHIDVGIAGLLYLPLALSTIAGTFLFKRIQAKIGLHTLFIGSNVIAACSIILFAVTHSVSLVLMALTLALFGISMGVIPPLYSTMITNEFEHNRGSAIGMFNFIRYTGMAAGPMVSAYLLTMMPSAMSFSLLGLGFAALSFCLLPPMFSPQKRTKQKKHHM, from the coding sequence TTGGCTCATACAAAATCAAAGGCAGTATTGATCTTATACACTGTTTGCTTCAGTGCATTTTTTGCATCTTTAAGCCAGAACATTTATTCACCTATTCTTCCGATCATTAAAGAATCATTCCATGTTTCCACAGCTATGGTGAACCTGTCAGTCTCAGTTTTTATGATTGTGACAGCAATAATGCAAATTATATTAGGAGCGATCATTGATTTTAAAGGCGCTCGGATCGTCTTGATTACCGGTATTCTGGCAACGGCAGCAGCCAGCATCGGCTGTGCGGTGACTACTGACTTTACCTTGTTTCTGATATTCAGAATGATACAGGCAGCCGGTTCCGCAGCACTGCCTCTTATTGCTGCCACAACGATCGGACAGCTGTTTACAGGAAATGAACGCGGGAGTGCAATGGGAACGTATCAAATGCTCCTGTCTGTCGCACCGGCTATTGCTCCAGTTCTAGGAGGATTCATAGGCGGAGCAGCCGGATACGAAGGGATTTTTTGGATACTTGCGGCCATCTCTATCGTTTTGCTGGTGACAAACAGCATCACCTTTCCTAAAGATTCTCCAACTGAATCTATGCAGCAAGCCAAAGGCAATGTGTTCGCTCATTATAAATCAATATTTACAAATCGAACAGGGAACGTCATTTTGACTTTAAGTTTTGTTCTCTTTTTCATTTATTTTGCAGTAATTGTCTACCTCCCAATATTGCTGACAGAGCATTACCATATAGATGTGGGTATAGCAGGACTGTTATATTTGCCGCTGGCGCTGAGCACGATTGCAGGTACGTTTCTGTTTAAAAGAATACAGGCAAAAATCGGGCTGCACACCTTGTTTATCGGAAGCAATGTGATTGCCGCCTGCAGCATCATTTTATTTGCTGTTACACATTCCGTTTCTCTCGTTCTCATGGCTCTGACGCTGGCACTGTTTGGCATCTCGATGGGGGTTATTCCTCCCTTGTACTCTACAATGATTACTAATGAATTTGAGCACAACAGAGGGAGTGCAATCGGAATGTTTAACTTTATCCGATATACAGGCATGGCAGCAGGTCCGATGGTATCTGCCTACTTGCTCACAATGATGCCGTCTGCCATGTCCTTTAGCCTCCTAGGCCTTGGATTTGCCGCATTGAGCTTTTGCCTTCTTCCGCCAATGTTTTCGCCGCAGAAGCGCACGAAACAAAAAAAGCACCACATGTAA
- the yvkN gene encoding hypothetical protein (Evidence 4: Unknown function but conserved in other organisms) has product MEKDPSDYTVTQESVLKLIQEQKRMNREMITELEQIHGPFPISHDIQYIKVLLDSSNTHIVQDLMSVSKQLYKKTL; this is encoded by the coding sequence ATGGAGAAAGATCCCAGTGACTATACAGTAACACAAGAATCAGTGTTAAAGCTGATTCAGGAACAAAAAAGAATGAATCGTGAAATGATCACCGAGCTTGAGCAGATTCACGGACCCTTCCCGATCTCTCACGATATCCAATATATAAAAGTGCTGCTCGACAGCAGCAACACACATATTGTTCAAGATTTAATGAGTGTAAGTAAGCAGCTGTATAAGAAGACTTTGTAA
- the pchC gene encoding cyclodipeptide synthase (tRNA-dependent), pulcherimminic acid precursor (Evidence 1a: Function from experimental evidences in the studied strain; PubMedId: 4204912, 19430487, 27542896; Product type e: enzyme): MTGMVTERRSVHFIAEALTENCREIFERRRHVLVGISPFNSRFSEDYIYRLIGWAKAQFKSVSVLLAGHEAANLLEALGTPRGKAERKVRKEVSRNRRFAERALVAHGGDPKAIHTFSDFIDNKAYQLLRQEVEHAFFEQPHFRHACLDMSREAIIGRARGVSLMMEEVSEDMLNLAVEYVIAELPFFIGAPDILEVEETLLAYHRPWKLGEKISNHEFSICMRPNQGYLIVQEMAQMLSEKRITSEG; this comes from the coding sequence ATGACCGGAATGGTAACGGAAAGAAGGTCTGTGCATTTTATTGCTGAGGCATTAACAGAAAACTGCAGAGAAATATTTGAACGGCGCAGGCATGTTTTGGTGGGGATCAGCCCATTTAACAGCAGGTTTTCAGAGGATTATATTTACAGATTAATTGGATGGGCGAAAGCTCAATTTAAAAGCGTTTCAGTTTTACTTGCAGGGCATGAGGCGGCTAATCTTCTAGAAGCGCTTGGAACTCCGAGAGGAAAGGCTGAACGAAAAGTAAGGAAAGAGGTATCACGAAACAGGAGATTTGCAGAAAGAGCCCTTGTGGCTCATGGCGGGGATCCGAAGGCGATTCATACATTTTCTGATTTTATAGATAACAAAGCCTACCAGCTGTTGAGACAAGAAGTTGAACATGCATTTTTTGAGCAGCCTCATTTTCGACATGCTTGTTTGGACATGTCTCGTGAAGCGATAATCGGGCGTGCGCGGGGCGTCAGTTTGATGATGGAAGAAGTCAGTGAGGATATGCTGAATTTGGCTGTGGAATATGTCATAGCTGAGCTGCCGTTTTTTATCGGAGCTCCGGATATTTTAGAGGTGGAAGAGACACTCCTTGCTTATCATCGTCCGTGGAAGCTGGGTGAGAAGATCAGTAACCATGAATTTTCTATTTGTATGCGGCCGAATCAAGGGTATCTCATTGTACAGGAAATGGCGCAGATGCTTTCTGAGAAACGGATCACATCTGAAGGATGA
- the yvlA gene encoding hypothetical protein (Evidence 4: Unknown function but conserved in other organisms; PubMedId: 23980836) — protein MNRNQAIIASLCYFSVFIAPIIVPIVAYFVVNEKETKRHAIRSLISHIVPFVGWLFLFIALLGGAVAIDGDSLLPVFVIIGGAVIYFLVVIGIIIWNVIQGIKVLRAA, from the coding sequence TTGAACCGTAATCAAGCTATTATTGCATCACTTTGTTATTTCAGTGTGTTCATTGCGCCAATCATTGTGCCGATTGTCGCATATTTTGTTGTAAATGAGAAAGAAACAAAACGCCATGCGATACGCTCTCTTATTTCTCACATTGTTCCGTTTGTCGGCTGGCTGTTCCTTTTTATTGCTTTACTTGGCGGAGCCGTTGCGATTGATGGAGACAGCTTGCTTCCTGTATTTGTAATCATCGGGGGAGCGGTTATTTATTTCTTAGTTGTCATTGGCATTATCATTTGGAATGTGATTCAGGGCATTAAGGTCCTGCGTGCAGCATAA
- the yvlD gene encoding putative integral phage holin-like membrane protein (Evidence 3: Putative function from multiple computational evidences; PubMedId: 15849754, 16850406, 26296725; Product type m: membrane component), with protein MVKWAVSILVNALLLIVIDGYIDSIHISSIGAAIIASLILSILNVLIKPLLIIFTLPVTMVTLGLFLFVINAITLMMTASIMGDSFQIDGFGTAIWASVILSVFHLLIQKGILEPLRKK; from the coding sequence ATGGTAAAATGGGCAGTCAGCATTTTAGTCAATGCATTGTTATTAATCGTCATTGATGGATATATTGACTCCATCCATATCAGCAGCATTGGGGCAGCGATTATCGCCAGCCTCATTTTATCGATCTTAAACGTGCTGATTAAACCGCTTTTAATTATATTTACACTGCCGGTCACCATGGTGACGCTTGGACTCTTCTTGTTTGTGATTAACGCCATCACGCTTATGATGACCGCGTCCATTATGGGTGACAGCTTTCAAATCGACGGCTTCGGCACAGCGATATGGGCATCCGTTATCCTGTCGGTCTTCCATTTGCTGATTCAAAAAGGCATTTTAGAGCCGCTTAGAAAAAAATAA
- the yvlB gene encoding conserved protein of unknown function, stress-related (Evidence 4: Unknown function but conserved in other organisms; PubMedId: 23980836) encodes MKQEKERILKLVEEGKLTAQEALTLIEKLDSDYKEKEEKITALSVHVHDEEEPFTTAKKESGKPSLGAKLFDWIDSAVKKVKEVDLDLNFGHAYDVQHIFQFKDTDFSSVELQIANGSVNIVPWEDDDIRAECQAKVYRADSQDAARHAFLQHIECEIKGNKFFIRTEKKTMKTNVTLYIPQKEYDKIRVKLFNGPVRGEHLHVKEFSAKTTNGVLSFSYLTAEKAIAETANGQIKLASHSCGTIEAETINGLIDLRGKSESIDVQSFNGNIAINVTESDCRSIYAKTTTGNVELAIPDDLAVKAELKSNLGTLSHELMDVEMLKEKNDTIQKEMMFTSNQAHDQNITVFSESLTGAIKLKYSQR; translated from the coding sequence ATGAAGCAAGAAAAGGAACGAATCCTTAAGCTTGTTGAGGAAGGAAAGCTTACAGCACAAGAAGCTTTGACACTGATTGAAAAGCTTGACAGCGACTACAAGGAAAAAGAAGAGAAAATCACAGCGCTCTCAGTTCACGTTCATGACGAGGAAGAGCCATTTACAACGGCAAAAAAAGAAAGCGGCAAACCGTCTTTAGGAGCCAAGCTGTTTGACTGGATTGATTCTGCTGTGAAAAAGGTCAAGGAAGTTGACCTTGATTTAAACTTTGGCCATGCGTATGATGTTCAGCACATTTTTCAATTTAAAGATACTGACTTTTCCAGTGTTGAGCTGCAAATTGCCAATGGCAGCGTAAATATCGTCCCTTGGGAAGATGACGATATCAGAGCGGAATGCCAGGCGAAGGTATATCGCGCTGACAGCCAGGATGCGGCGAGACACGCATTTCTTCAGCATATTGAATGTGAAATCAAAGGTAATAAGTTTTTTATCCGTACTGAGAAAAAGACGATGAAAACGAATGTCACTTTGTATATTCCTCAGAAGGAGTATGATAAGATTCGGGTGAAGCTGTTTAACGGTCCAGTCAGAGGGGAACATTTACATGTAAAAGAGTTCTCAGCGAAAACGACAAACGGCGTGCTGTCGTTCTCGTATTTAACAGCCGAAAAAGCCATAGCTGAAACGGCCAACGGGCAAATTAAGCTCGCAAGCCACAGCTGCGGTACGATAGAAGCGGAAACCATTAACGGATTGATCGATCTCCGAGGGAAAAGCGAATCCATTGACGTTCAAAGCTTTAACGGAAATATTGCGATTAACGTAACAGAATCAGACTGCCGCTCCATTTATGCAAAAACAACGACTGGAAATGTAGAGCTTGCAATTCCGGACGATCTCGCAGTGAAGGCAGAGCTGAAAAGCAATCTTGGTACGCTGTCCCATGAATTAATGGATGTAGAGATGCTGAAGGAAAAAAATGATACGATTCAAAAAGAAATGATGTTCACTTCAAATCAGGCACATGATCAAAACATCACCGTCTTCTCAGAATCACTAACAGGCGCCATCAAACTAAAGTACTCACAGAGGTGA
- the yvlC gene encoding membrane associated phage-like stress regulator, nisin resistance (Evidence 2a: Function from experimental evidences in other organisms; PubMedId: 23980836; Product type r : regulator) — protein MNKLYRSEKNKKIAGVIGGLAEYFNWDASLLRVITVILAIMTSVLPVLLIYIIWIFIVPSERDMK, from the coding sequence ATGAATAAGCTTTATCGCTCAGAAAAAAATAAGAAAATCGCCGGTGTTATCGGAGGTCTCGCGGAATATTTCAATTGGGACGCATCACTCCTCAGAGTCATAACTGTCATCTTAGCCATTATGACAAGTGTCTTGCCGGTTTTGCTCATTTATATCATTTGGATTTTTATCGTCCCGTCAGAAAGGGATATGAAATGA
- the uvrA gene encoding excinuclease ABC (subunit A) (Evidence 1a: Function from experimental evidences in the studied strain; PubMedId: 11751826, 16267290, 16426634, 25713353, 27399782; Product type e: enzyme) produces the protein MAMDRIEVKGARAHNLKNIDVTIPRDQLVVVTGLSGSGKSSLAFDTIYAEGQRRYVESLSAYARQFLGQMDKPDVDAIEGLSPAISIDQKTTSRNPRSTVGTVTEIYDYLRLLYARVGKPHCPEHGIEITSQTIEQMVDRILEYPERTKLQVLAPIVSGRKGAHVKVLEQIRKQGYVRVRIDGEMAELSDDIELEKNKKHSIEVVIDRIVVKEGVAARLSDSLETALRLGEGRVMIDVIGEEELMFSEHHACPHCGFSIGELEPRLFSFNSPFGACPTCDGLGMKLEVDADLVIPNQDLSLKENAVAPWTPISSQYYPQLLEAVCTHYGIDMDVPVKDLPKHQLDKVLYGSGDDLIYFRYENDFGQIREGEIQFEGVLRNIERRYKETGSDFIREQMEQYMSQKSCPTCKGYRLKKEALAVLIDGRHIGKITELSVADALAFFKDLTLSEKDMQIANLILREIVERLSFLDKVGLDYLTLSRAAGTLSGGEAQRIRLATQIGSRLSGVLYILDEPSIGLHQRDNDRLISALKNMRDLGNTLIVVEHDEDTMMAADYLIDIGPGAGIHGGQVISAGTPEEVMEDPNSLTGSYLSGKKFIPLPPERRKPDGRYIEIKGASENNLKKVNAKFPLGTFTAVTGVSGSGKSTLVNEILHKALAQKLHKAKAKPGSHKEIKGLDHLDKVIDIDQAPIGRTPRSNPATYTGVFDDIRDVFAQTNEAKVRGYKKGRFSFNVKGGRCEACRGDGIIKIEMHFLPDVYVPCEVCHGKRYNRETLEVTYKGKSISDVLDMTVEDALSFFENIPKIKRKLQTLYDVGLGYITLGQPATTLSGGEAQRVKLASELHKRSTGRTLYILDEPTTGLHVDDIARLLVVLQRLVDNGDTVLVIEHNLDIIKTADYIVDLGPEGGAGGGTIVASGTPEEITEVEESYTGRYLKPVIERDKTRMKSLLKAKETATS, from the coding sequence ATGGCTATGGATCGGATAGAGGTGAAGGGAGCCAGGGCGCATAACCTGAAAAATATAGATGTAACGATTCCGAGAGATCAGCTTGTCGTTGTCACGGGTTTGTCCGGATCAGGTAAATCCTCCCTTGCCTTTGACACGATATATGCTGAAGGACAGAGACGGTATGTCGAGTCGCTGTCTGCCTATGCCCGCCAGTTTTTAGGGCAAATGGATAAGCCGGATGTGGATGCAATTGAGGGGCTCTCTCCCGCCATCAGCATTGATCAGAAAACAACGAGCCGCAATCCGAGGTCTACTGTCGGTACGGTAACTGAGATTTATGATTATCTGCGTCTTTTATATGCGAGAGTAGGGAAGCCTCATTGTCCGGAACACGGAATTGAGATTACATCCCAGACCATCGAGCAAATGGTGGACAGAATTCTGGAATACCCGGAACGGACGAAGCTTCAGGTGCTGGCGCCGATTGTCTCGGGCCGAAAAGGCGCTCATGTCAAAGTGCTTGAACAGATTAGGAAACAAGGCTATGTCAGAGTCAGAATTGACGGCGAGATGGCTGAGCTTTCCGACGATATCGAATTAGAAAAGAACAAGAAGCATTCCATTGAGGTAGTCATTGACCGGATTGTCGTGAAAGAAGGCGTGGCAGCCCGGCTGTCAGATTCATTGGAAACGGCGCTTCGTTTAGGTGAAGGACGGGTTATGATCGATGTCATCGGTGAGGAAGAGCTGATGTTCAGCGAGCATCATGCCTGTCCGCACTGCGGATTTTCAATTGGTGAGCTTGAGCCGCGTCTGTTTTCGTTTAACAGTCCGTTCGGGGCGTGTCCGACGTGTGACGGTCTCGGAATGAAGCTTGAAGTGGATGCCGATCTTGTCATCCCCAATCAAGATTTGTCATTGAAGGAGAATGCGGTCGCCCCTTGGACACCGATCAGCTCACAATATTATCCTCAGCTGCTTGAGGCAGTCTGCACCCACTACGGGATTGATATGGATGTGCCGGTCAAAGATTTGCCGAAGCATCAACTGGATAAAGTGCTGTACGGCAGCGGGGATGACCTGATTTATTTCCGATATGAAAATGATTTTGGACAAATCCGCGAAGGTGAAATTCAATTTGAAGGCGTATTGCGCAACATTGAAAGACGCTATAAGGAGACAGGCTCCGATTTCATACGTGAGCAAATGGAGCAGTATATGTCTCAGAAGTCTTGTCCGACGTGCAAAGGCTATCGGTTAAAGAAAGAGGCGCTTGCCGTACTGATTGACGGCCGCCACATTGGGAAAATTACCGAGCTGTCTGTCGCCGACGCACTTGCCTTCTTTAAAGATCTTACCCTTTCTGAGAAGGATATGCAGATCGCCAATTTGATTTTGCGCGAAATTGTGGAGCGCTTAAGCTTTCTGGACAAAGTCGGCCTCGATTACCTGACATTGAGCAGGGCAGCGGGTACATTGTCCGGAGGAGAGGCGCAGCGCATCAGGCTGGCGACTCAAATTGGCTCGCGTTTATCCGGTGTGCTTTATATTTTAGATGAGCCGTCTATCGGTCTGCATCAGCGTGATAACGACCGCTTGATCAGCGCTCTGAAAAATATGAGAGACCTCGGGAACACGCTGATTGTTGTCGAACATGATGAGGACACGATGATGGCAGCAGATTATTTAATAGATATTGGACCGGGAGCCGGCATTCACGGCGGACAGGTGATATCTGCGGGTACGCCGGAAGAAGTGATGGAAGATCCAAATTCATTAACGGGCAGCTATTTATCAGGGAAAAAGTTTATCCCATTGCCTCCTGAAAGAAGAAAGCCGGACGGACGTTACATTGAAATTAAAGGTGCATCAGAAAACAACCTGAAAAAAGTGAATGCCAAGTTCCCGCTTGGGACGTTTACAGCAGTTACAGGTGTTTCCGGTTCAGGAAAGAGTACACTCGTTAATGAAATTTTGCATAAGGCGCTGGCGCAAAAGCTTCATAAAGCGAAAGCGAAGCCCGGCAGCCATAAAGAGATTAAAGGTTTGGATCATTTAGATAAAGTCATTGACATTGACCAGGCGCCAATCGGAAGAACGCCGAGATCCAACCCTGCGACATACACCGGTGTATTTGATGACATTCGTGATGTATTCGCGCAGACAAATGAAGCGAAGGTCCGCGGCTATAAAAAAGGCCGTTTCAGCTTCAACGTGAAGGGCGGACGATGTGAAGCCTGCCGCGGAGACGGGATTATTAAAATTGAAATGCACTTCCTTCCTGACGTATACGTTCCATGCGAGGTGTGTCACGGCAAACGCTATAACCGTGAAACGCTTGAAGTGACGTACAAAGGAAAAAGCATCTCTGATGTGCTTGATATGACGGTTGAAGATGCTCTTTCTTTCTTTGAAAATATCCCGAAAATCAAACGCAAGCTCCAAACCCTTTATGATGTTGGTTTAGGTTATATTACGCTCGGCCAGCCGGCGACGACCTTGTCAGGCGGAGAAGCGCAGCGCGTGAAGCTCGCGTCAGAGCTGCACAAACGCTCAACCGGACGTACGCTCTACATTTTAGATGAGCCGACGACAGGTTTGCATGTCGACGATATCGCCAGGCTTCTTGTCGTGCTGCAACGGTTGGTAGACAACGGAGACACTGTACTGGTTATTGAGCACAATCTTGATATCATTAAGACGGCCGATTACATTGTGGATTTGGGCCCGGAAGGCGGAGCCGGAGGCGGAACCATTGTCGCGTCTGGAACGCCTGAGGAAATCACTGAAGTTGAAGAATCGTATACAGGCCGTTATTTAAAGCCTGTTATCGAACGTGACAAAACACGCATGAAATCGCTCTTGAAAGCAAAAGAAACAGCTACATCTTAA
- the uvrB gene encoding excinuclease ABC (subunit B) (Evidence 1a: Function from experimental evidences in the studied strain; PubMedId: 11751826, 16267290, 16426634, 25713353, 27399782; Product type e: enzyme): protein MKDRFELVSKYQPQGDQPKAIEKLVKGIQEGKKHQTLLGATGTGKTFTVSNLIKEVNKPTLVIAHNKTLAGQLYSEFKEFFPNNAVEYFVSYYDYYQPEAYVPQTDTFIEKDASINDEIDKLRHSATSALFERRDVIIIASVSCIYGLGSPEEYREMVVSLRTEMEIERNELLRKLVDIQYARNDIDFQRGTFRVRGDVVEIFPASRDEHCVRVEFFGDEIERIREVDALTGEILGDRDHVAIFPASHFVTRAEKMEKAIQNIEKELEEQLKVMHENGKLLEAQRLEQRTRYDLEMMREMGFCSGIENYSRHLTLRPPGSTPYTLLDYFPDDFMIVVDESHVTIPQVRGMFNGDQARKQVLVDHGFRLPSALDNRPLRFEEFEKHMHNIVYVSATPGPYEIEHTDEMVEQIIRPTGLLDPLIDVRPIEGQIDDLIGEIQARIERNERVLVTTLTKKMSEDLTDYLKEIGIKVNYLHSEIKTLERIEIIRDLRLGKYDVLVGINLLREGLDIPEVSLVAILDADKEGFLRSERSLIQTIGRAARNAEGRVIMYADKITKSMEIAINETKRRREQQERFNEEHGITPKTINKEIRDVIRATVAAEDKAEYKTKAAPKLSKMTKKERQKVVEQMEHEMKEAAKALDFERAAELRDLLLELKAEG, encoded by the coding sequence GTGAAAGATCGCTTTGAGTTAGTCTCGAAATATCAGCCCCAGGGAGATCAGCCGAAAGCCATTGAAAAGCTTGTGAAAGGAATTCAGGAGGGCAAGAAGCATCAGACTCTGCTGGGTGCAACAGGAACTGGGAAAACATTTACGGTGTCCAATTTGATTAAAGAAGTCAATAAGCCGACTCTCGTGATTGCCCATAACAAAACCCTTGCTGGACAGCTTTACAGTGAGTTCAAGGAATTTTTTCCGAACAATGCTGTCGAGTATTTTGTCAGCTACTATGATTATTATCAGCCGGAGGCGTATGTGCCTCAAACGGATACATTTATAGAGAAAGACGCTAGTATTAATGATGAAATTGATAAACTGAGACACTCCGCCACATCAGCTTTGTTTGAGCGCAGAGATGTCATTATTATTGCGAGTGTGTCTTGTATATACGGCCTCGGTTCGCCTGAGGAATACCGGGAAATGGTCGTGTCACTGCGGACTGAAATGGAAATTGAGCGCAACGAGCTGCTCAGAAAACTTGTAGACATCCAATATGCCCGCAACGATATCGACTTTCAGCGCGGTACATTTCGTGTGCGCGGGGATGTAGTGGAAATCTTTCCGGCATCCCGTGATGAGCATTGTGTCAGAGTTGAATTTTTCGGTGACGAAATCGAACGGATTCGGGAAGTAGATGCGCTGACAGGAGAAATTCTCGGCGACCGAGATCATGTTGCGATTTTCCCGGCATCCCACTTCGTAACGCGGGCCGAGAAAATGGAGAAGGCGATTCAAAATATCGAGAAGGAGCTTGAGGAGCAGCTGAAGGTCATGCATGAAAACGGAAAGCTCCTTGAAGCGCAGCGTTTAGAGCAGCGGACAAGATATGATCTTGAAATGATGCGTGAAATGGGTTTCTGCTCCGGCATCGAGAACTATTCAAGACATTTGACTCTGCGGCCTCCAGGTTCAACGCCGTATACGCTTCTTGATTATTTCCCAGACGATTTTATGATCGTGGTGGATGAGTCGCATGTGACAATTCCTCAGGTGCGCGGCATGTTTAACGGAGACCAGGCGCGGAAACAGGTGCTCGTGGATCACGGCTTCCGGCTTCCATCAGCGCTTGATAACCGTCCGCTTCGTTTTGAGGAATTTGAAAAGCATATGCACAATATCGTGTATGTATCAGCAACACCAGGGCCGTACGAGATTGAACATACAGATGAAATGGTCGAACAGATCATTCGTCCGACGGGGCTTCTTGACCCGCTTATTGACGTCCGTCCAATCGAAGGTCAGATTGACGACTTGATCGGCGAAATTCAAGCAAGAATCGAGCGGAATGAACGGGTGCTTGTGACAACTTTGACGAAGAAGATGTCAGAGGATCTGACCGATTATTTAAAGGAAATCGGCATTAAAGTAAACTATCTGCATTCTGAGATCAAGACGCTTGAACGGATTGAAATTATCCGCGACCTGCGCCTTGGCAAGTACGATGTGCTTGTCGGCATCAACCTGCTGAGGGAAGGTTTGGACATTCCCGAAGTATCCCTTGTTGCGATTTTGGATGCGGATAAGGAAGGTTTCCTTCGTTCGGAGCGGTCGCTGATCCAGACCATCGGACGGGCAGCGAGAAATGCGGAAGGCCGCGTCATTATGTACGCCGATAAAATAACGAAGTCTATGGAAATTGCGATTAATGAAACAAAACGCCGCCGCGAGCAGCAGGAGCGGTTTAACGAAGAGCACGGCATTACGCCGAAAACGATAAATAAAGAAATTCGCGATGTCATTCGTGCCACAGTAGCAGCTGAGGATAAAGCGGAATACAAAACAAAAGCCGCGCCGAAGCTGTCGAAAATGACGAAGAAAGAACGCCAGAAAGTCGTTGAACAGATGGAGCATGAAATGAAGGAAGCCGCCAAGGCGCTTGACTTTGAGAGAGCCGCGGAGCTTCGCGATTTACTTTTAGAGCTAAAAGCGGAAGGATGA